The genomic interval CTGATGCAAAAACGGTTTGGCATTATTCCGCTACCAGCAGAAGCCTACTACCTGCAGACAGCACCGATCGCCTTACACGGCATAGATTTCATATGGGTGGCCATCGCTACCATCGGACTATGCGGACTGGCGTCTTGGGTGCCGGCTCGGATAGCTGCCCGTATGCACCCGATTCAAGTTATTCGCTTTCACTAACCCTGCAGCAATTACGACCATGCACGAAGCGCCCTGCATTCGGCTGCGCATATTACTCTTCAGCGTACTGCGTGAGCGTATCGGTCAACGTGAGCTGGAAATCGCGCTCCCAGCACCGGTCACGGGTGACCGCTTGCTGGACTATCTTGCCGAGCAGTATCCGGTAATTGCTACCTACCGATCCGTCATAC from Rhodothermus sp. carries:
- a CDS encoding MoaD/ThiS family protein yields the protein MHEAPCIRLRILLFSVLRERIGQRELEIALPAPVTGDRLLDYLAEQYPVIATYRSVIRLAVNQTYVPTSVELHEKDEIALITPVSGG